In Helianthus annuus cultivar XRQ/B chromosome 9, HanXRQr2.0-SUNRISE, whole genome shotgun sequence, the following are encoded in one genomic region:
- the LOC110879637 gene encoding protein CROWDED NUCLEI 2 isoform X2, with translation MSTCSSSGSSFALDDEELLQFETRCKELRVEKDMLKQSSAQLIRSLESHARTLSETRSNEKKRIQDLERELSNCSQELDYLQDQLTTRNTEINRMNDYIHSLELKLKAKEDLDGIVRNIERELKACKSENLALMEKLEHREHELHNSTLCINKLEESITNIALDFQCDIESMKLDLMAMERSFCEAKQVQKEVAQEHRKMQELTKNYKIQIRNVTRLAEENKELREKVKVFESNADSENKMKKLNEYEAQIHEYELLVNQLKEQLKEEKFKANEEAEDLAQEMAELRYHLTGLLEEEYKKRACIEQRALQRITELESQIEKERRKTFADLRGLPNA, from the exons ATGTCTACTTGTTCAAGTAGCGGCAGCAGTTTCGCATTGGACGATGAAGAGTTATTACAGTTTGAGACTAGATGTAAAGAG TTGAGAGTAGAAAAGGACATGCTGAAACAATCAAGCGCTCAACTCATCCGA AGTCTAGAGTCTCATGCGAGAACATTATCTGAAACTCGATCGAACGAAAAGAAGCGTATCCAAGATTTGGAAAGAGAACTGAGTAACTGCTCCCAGGAACTAG ATTACTTGCAGGATCAGTTGACCACACGGAACACCGAGATAAACCGTATGAATGATTATATCCACAGTCTAGAGTTGAAACTCAAAGCAAAAGAAGATTTGGATGGAATTGTTAGAAATATAGAGCGAGAATTGAAGGCTTGCAAGTCAGAGAATTTAGCTCTAATGGAGAAATTAGAACACAGAGAGCACGAGTTGCATAATTCAACATTATGTATAAATAAGTTAGAGGAATCTATTACAAATATTGCTTTAGATTTCCAATGCGACATAGAAAGCATGAAGCTTGATTTGATGGCCATGGAGCGTAGCTTTTGTGAAGCTAAACAAGTACAGAAAGAAGTTGCTCAAGAACATCGTAAGATGCAGGAACTTACTAAAAACTACAAGATTCAAATACGAAATGTTACACGATTAGCTGAGGAAAATAAAGAATTGAGAGAGAAAGTTAAAGTGTTTGAAAGCAATGCAGATTCAGAAAACAAGATGAAGAAATTAAATGAATATGAAGCTCAAATACATGAATATGAACTTCTTGTGAACCAGCTCAAG GAACAATTAAAAGAAGAAAAGTTTAAGGCGAATGAAGAAGCTGAAGATTTAGCTCAGGAAATGGCTGAGTTAAGATATCATTTAACTGGATTGCTTGAAGAAGAATACAAAAAACGTGCGTGTATAGAACAAAGAGCTTTACAAAGAATAACCGAGTTAGAGTCACAG ATTGAAAAAGAAAGAAGGAAAACGTTTGCTGATCTCCGAGGTCTTCCAAATGCTTAG
- the LOC110879637 gene encoding protein CROWDED NUCLEI 2 isoform X1 — protein MNMSTCSSSGSSFALDDEELLQFETRCKELRVEKDMLKQSSAQLIRSLESHARTLSETRSNEKKRIQDLERELSNCSQELDYLQDQLTTRNTEINRMNDYIHSLELKLKAKEDLDGIVRNIERELKACKSENLALMEKLEHREHELHNSTLCINKLEESITNIALDFQCDIESMKLDLMAMERSFCEAKQVQKEVAQEHRKMQELTKNYKIQIRNVTRLAEENKELREKVKVFESNADSENKMKKLNEYEAQIHEYELLVNQLKEQLKEEKFKANEEAEDLAQEMAELRYHLTGLLEEEYKKRACIEQRALQRITELESQIEKERRKTFADLRGLPNA, from the exons ATGAAT ATGTCTACTTGTTCAAGTAGCGGCAGCAGTTTCGCATTGGACGATGAAGAGTTATTACAGTTTGAGACTAGATGTAAAGAG TTGAGAGTAGAAAAGGACATGCTGAAACAATCAAGCGCTCAACTCATCCGA AGTCTAGAGTCTCATGCGAGAACATTATCTGAAACTCGATCGAACGAAAAGAAGCGTATCCAAGATTTGGAAAGAGAACTGAGTAACTGCTCCCAGGAACTAG ATTACTTGCAGGATCAGTTGACCACACGGAACACCGAGATAAACCGTATGAATGATTATATCCACAGTCTAGAGTTGAAACTCAAAGCAAAAGAAGATTTGGATGGAATTGTTAGAAATATAGAGCGAGAATTGAAGGCTTGCAAGTCAGAGAATTTAGCTCTAATGGAGAAATTAGAACACAGAGAGCACGAGTTGCATAATTCAACATTATGTATAAATAAGTTAGAGGAATCTATTACAAATATTGCTTTAGATTTCCAATGCGACATAGAAAGCATGAAGCTTGATTTGATGGCCATGGAGCGTAGCTTTTGTGAAGCTAAACAAGTACAGAAAGAAGTTGCTCAAGAACATCGTAAGATGCAGGAACTTACTAAAAACTACAAGATTCAAATACGAAATGTTACACGATTAGCTGAGGAAAATAAAGAATTGAGAGAGAAAGTTAAAGTGTTTGAAAGCAATGCAGATTCAGAAAACAAGATGAAGAAATTAAATGAATATGAAGCTCAAATACATGAATATGAACTTCTTGTGAACCAGCTCAAG GAACAATTAAAAGAAGAAAAGTTTAAGGCGAATGAAGAAGCTGAAGATTTAGCTCAGGAAATGGCTGAGTTAAGATATCATTTAACTGGATTGCTTGAAGAAGAATACAAAAAACGTGCGTGTATAGAACAAAGAGCTTTACAAAGAATAACCGAGTTAGAGTCACAG ATTGAAAAAGAAAGAAGGAAAACGTTTGCTGATCTCCGAGGTCTTCCAAATGCTTAG